One Streptococcus sp. zg-86 DNA window includes the following coding sequences:
- the treR gene encoding trehalose operon repressor yields the protein MKKYQEIFNDIKEKITEHIYPAEHVLPTEKELQAQYQVSRDTIRKALAMLTERGLIQKVQGKGSLVLKQELLDFPVSGLTSYQELAQSLRMENQTKVVSLELVTVTSSLAQLTGFEPYQQVWKIVRTRSIDGKVSVLDTDYLSKEFVPHLTKEIAQVSIYAYLEGELGLDIAYAQKEITVEPTNREERELMNSKDDYLVQIRSRVFLGNTQQFQYTESKHKIDKFRFVDFARRKNAL from the coding sequence ATGAAAAAATACCAAGAAATTTTCAATGATATTAAGGAAAAAATAACAGAGCACATCTACCCTGCAGAGCATGTCTTACCCACTGAAAAAGAGTTACAAGCTCAGTATCAGGTGAGTCGCGATACGATTCGAAAGGCCTTAGCGATGCTAACGGAGCGTGGATTGATTCAAAAGGTACAGGGGAAGGGATCGCTGGTCTTAAAACAAGAATTGCTTGATTTTCCAGTATCAGGCCTTACCTCCTATCAGGAATTGGCCCAGTCACTTCGTATGGAGAACCAGACAAAAGTGGTGAGTTTAGAGTTGGTGACTGTCACGAGTAGTCTAGCGCAGTTAACAGGTTTTGAACCCTATCAACAAGTATGGAAAATTGTCCGTACAAGATCGATTGACGGTAAGGTATCGGTTCTTGATACGGATTATCTTTCCAAGGAATTTGTTCCCCATTTGACCAAGGAAATCGCCCAAGTCTCAATCTATGCCTATCTTGAAGGGGAGTTGGGACTGGATATTGCCTACGCGCAAAAGGAGATTACGGTTGAGCCGACCAATCGAGAAGAAAGGGAATTGATGAACAGTAAGGATGATTATCTGGTTCAGATTCGATCCCGCGTTTTTTTAGGAAATACTCAGCAATTTCAATACACAGAAAGCAAGCATAAGATTGATAAGTTTCGTTTTGTGGATTTTGCTCGGAGAAAGAATGCACTTTGA
- the treP gene encoding PTS system trehalose-specific EIIBC component — protein MGKFEQDAKTLLQAVGGKENVTAVTHCATRMRFVLGDPKKADVKTIENIPAVKGTFTNAGQFQVIIGNDVPIFYNDFTAVSGIEGVSKEAAKSAAKSNQNAIQRVMTMLAEIFTPIIPALVVGGLILGFRNVLESVGMPWLGQQIADGAKVFDADGNPVWNTITMVSPFWNGVNHFLWLPGEAIFHFLPVGITWSVTRKMGTTQILGIVLGICLVSPQLLNAYAVPGTSAAEIAENWSWNFGFATIARIGYQAQVIPALLAGLSLAYLEKFWRKVTPEVVSMILVPFLSLVPAIILAHTVLGPIGWAIGKGLSAVVFAGLTGPLKWLFGLIFGALYAPFVITGLHHMTNAIDTQLMADTATHTTGLWPMIALSNIAQGSAVFAYFFMKRHDEREAQVALPATISAYLGVTEPALFGVNVKYIYPFVAGMIGSSLAGLVCVMLNVQANAIGVGGLPAILSINSKYFGSFLLTMAIAIVVPFILTFFFAKTGLFAKKEEVVEEVIAPVTETTTPTNIISPLTGQAKDLATATDQVFASGVMGQGILIEPSEGELIAPIDGVVSVLFPTKHAVGITGSNGVEMLMHIGMDTVTLEGKGFEAHVQQGDHIKAGDKLISFDINLIKEAGLVVETPVIITNHTDFPAEILGDLPRQVERGQAILKA, from the coding sequence ATGGGAAAATTTGAACAAGATGCCAAGACGCTACTTCAAGCAGTCGGTGGCAAGGAAAATGTCACAGCTGTAACGCACTGTGCCACACGTATGCGGTTTGTTTTGGGAGATCCGAAAAAAGCAGATGTTAAAACAATCGAAAACATTCCTGCCGTAAAAGGGACTTTCACAAATGCTGGGCAATTCCAAGTCATTATCGGAAACGATGTCCCTATCTTTTATAATGACTTCACAGCTGTTTCAGGTATCGAAGGCGTTTCAAAAGAAGCTGCTAAATCTGCCGCAAAAAGCAATCAAAATGCCATTCAACGTGTCATGACCATGCTAGCAGAAATCTTCACACCAATCATTCCAGCTCTAGTCGTTGGGGGATTGATTCTCGGCTTCCGTAATGTCTTAGAATCTGTGGGGATGCCATGGTTGGGACAACAAATAGCAGATGGTGCCAAAGTTTTTGATGCAGATGGCAATCCTGTCTGGAACACTATTACCATGGTTTCACCATTCTGGAATGGAGTCAACCATTTCCTCTGGTTGCCAGGTGAGGCAATTTTCCACTTCTTACCAGTTGGAATCACTTGGTCTGTCACCCGTAAAATGGGAACCACTCAGATTCTTGGTATCGTTTTGGGTATCTGTTTGGTGTCTCCACAATTACTCAATGCCTATGCTGTACCGGGTACATCCGCAGCAGAAATCGCTGAAAACTGGTCTTGGAACTTCGGCTTTGCAACAATTGCTCGTATTGGTTACCAAGCACAAGTTATCCCAGCTCTTCTTGCCGGCTTGTCACTTGCCTACCTTGAAAAATTCTGGCGCAAGGTCACTCCAGAAGTGGTCTCTATGATTTTAGTGCCATTCCTTTCACTCGTTCCAGCCATCATCCTTGCACATACAGTACTTGGTCCTATCGGTTGGGCAATCGGTAAAGGCTTATCAGCTGTCGTATTTGCTGGTTTAACAGGTCCACTGAAATGGCTCTTTGGTCTTATCTTTGGTGCCCTTTATGCTCCATTTGTTATCACAGGTCTTCACCACATGACCAATGCCATTGATACTCAGCTAATGGCCGATACTGCTACTCACACAACTGGTCTGTGGCCAATGATTGCTCTATCAAATATCGCACAGGGTTCTGCTGTATTTGCCTACTTCTTTATGAAACGCCATGATGAGCGTGAAGCACAAGTTGCACTTCCTGCTACTATTTCTGCCTACCTCGGTGTAACAGAACCTGCCCTCTTTGGGGTGAATGTGAAATACATCTATCCATTTGTCGCAGGAATGATTGGCTCATCTCTTGCAGGCTTGGTCTGTGTCATGTTAAATGTCCAAGCCAATGCGATTGGTGTCGGTGGCTTACCAGCTATTCTTTCCATTAACTCAAAATACTTCGGCTCCTTCTTGTTGACCATGGCCATTGCAATTGTCGTTCCATTCATTCTGACCTTCTTCTTTGCCAAAACAGGGTTGTTTGCGAAAAAAGAAGAGGTTGTGGAAGAAGTTATTGCTCCAGTAACCGAAACAACGACTCCTACTAACATCATCAGCCCATTAACTGGTCAAGCAAAAGATTTAGCAACTGCAACAGACCAAGTTTTTGCTTCTGGCGTTATGGGACAAGGAATCTTGATTGAACCAAGTGAGGGCGAATTGATTGCCCCGATTGACGGTGTCGTATCTGTTCTCTTTCCAACCAAACATGCTGTCGGTATCACAGGATCAAATGGTGTTGAAATGTTGATGCACATTGGTATGGATACGGTCACTCTCGAAGGAAAAGGCTTTGAAGCTCATGTTCAACAAGGAGATCATATCAAGGCAGGTGACAAGTTGATTAGCTTTGACATTAACCTTATCAAGGAAGCTGGTCTTGTTGTAGAAACACCTGTTATCATTACGAACCATACTGATTTCCCAGCAGAAATCCTCGGAGACTTACCACGCCAAGTAGAGCGCGGACAAGCAATCCTCAAAGCCTAA
- the treC gene encoding alpha,alpha-phosphotrehalase, translating to MAIDKRKVVYQIYPKSFKDTTGNGVGDLQGIIQQLPYLKELGIDMIWLNPFYPSPQRDNGYDISDYTAVNPDFGTMADFEEMIATGQELGIDFMLDMVLNHCSTDHEWFQKALAGDQYYQDFFILRDKPTDWVSKFGGNAWAPFGDTGKYYLHLFDVTQADLNWRNPAVRKELFKIVNFWKDKGVKGFRFDVINLIGKEEVLEDCPINDGKPAYTDRPITHDYLQMMNHATFGAEEGFMTVGEMSSTTIENCILYTAPDREELAMAFNFHHLKVDYKDGQKWSIMDFDFEELKSLFHTWGEGMSEGNGWNALFYNNHDQPRALNRFVDVKNFRNEGATMLAASIHLSRGTPYIYMGEEIGMIDPDYDSMDDYVDVESLNAYQIMLDEGKTPEEAFAIIQAKSRDNSRTPMQWDASKNAGFTTGTPWLKAGKSYPEINVETEKEGPIFTFYQELIRLRKEMPIIAEGDYTAAYTDSDSVYAFERHLGEQKLLVLNNFFAKEVELTIPAEYVDGQVLISNYADTRIANTITLKPYQTLAILKD from the coding sequence ATGGCAATCGATAAACGCAAGGTCGTCTATCAAATTTATCCCAAATCGTTCAAGGATACAACTGGAAATGGTGTTGGGGATCTACAGGGGATTATCCAACAATTGCCTTATCTGAAAGAACTCGGAATCGATATGATTTGGCTCAATCCCTTCTACCCTAGCCCCCAACGAGATAACGGCTATGACATTTCAGACTATACTGCGGTTAATCCTGATTTTGGAACAATGGCAGATTTTGAGGAAATGATTGCAACTGGCCAAGAATTGGGGATTGATTTCATGTTGGACATGGTCCTTAACCACTGCTCAACTGACCACGAATGGTTCCAAAAAGCTCTTGCTGGTGACCAATATTACCAAGATTTCTTCATCTTACGCGATAAACCAACTGACTGGGTGTCAAAATTTGGTGGCAATGCATGGGCACCTTTTGGCGATACTGGCAAATACTACCTCCACCTCTTTGATGTGACACAGGCTGATCTCAATTGGCGTAATCCTGCTGTTCGCAAGGAATTGTTTAAAATCGTGAATTTCTGGAAAGACAAAGGGGTCAAGGGCTTCCGCTTTGATGTCATTAACCTGATTGGGAAAGAGGAAGTCCTAGAAGATTGTCCAATTAATGACGGCAAACCTGCCTATACCGACCGTCCAATCACACACGACTACCTCCAAATGATGAACCATGCAACTTTCGGAGCAGAAGAGGGCTTTATGACAGTTGGAGAAATGTCTTCAACGACCATTGAAAACTGCATTCTCTATACAGCCCCTGATCGTGAAGAATTAGCCATGGCCTTTAATTTCCACCATCTCAAGGTCGACTACAAGGACGGACAAAAATGGTCCATTATGGATTTTGATTTTGAGGAATTAAAAAGCCTTTTCCACACTTGGGGAGAAGGCATGAGTGAAGGAAACGGTTGGAATGCACTTTTTTACAACAACCATGACCAACCACGAGCCCTCAATCGCTTTGTTGATGTGAAGAATTTCCGTAATGAGGGAGCAACTATGCTAGCTGCCTCTATCCACCTCTCACGTGGGACGCCTTATATCTACATGGGTGAAGAAATTGGTATGATAGACCCTGACTATGATTCTATGGACGATTATGTCGATGTAGAAAGTCTCAATGCCTATCAAATCATGCTGGACGAGGGCAAAACACCAGAGGAGGCCTTTGCAATTATCCAAGCAAAATCCCGAGACAATTCTCGTACACCAATGCAATGGGATGCTAGCAAAAATGCCGGTTTTACGACAGGTACCCCTTGGCTCAAAGCTGGAAAATCCTACCCAGAAATCAATGTTGAAACTGAAAAAGAAGGCCCAATCTTTACCTTCTATCAAGAGCTGATTCGCCTGCGCAAAGAAATGCCGATCATTGCTGAAGGTGACTACACCGCAGCTTACACGGACAGCGACAGCGTCTATGCCTTTGAACGGCACTTAGGGGAACAAAAACTCCTCGTCCTCAACAACTTCTTTGCCAAAGAAGTCGAATTAACTATCCCAGCGGAGTACGTTGACGGTCAAGTCCTCATCAGCAACTACGCAGATACAAGGATTGCAAATACCATCACGTTAAAACCCTATCAGACCCTCGCAATCTTAAAAGATTAA
- the purR gene encoding pur operon repressor, protein MKLRRSERMVVISHYLINHPYELTSLNMFAEKYSSAKSSISEDIAIIKKAFEESAIGHIETITGASGGVVFTPSISEEESRAIAEELRGQMAESSRILPGGYIYSSDLLSTPHILKNVGRIIANSFKDEQIDAVMTVATKGVPLANAVANVLNVPFVIVRRDLKITEGSTVSVNYVSGSSDRIEKMFLSKRSLKAGSRVLIVDDFLKNGGTINGMISLLSEFDSSLAGVAVFAENQKGARNVANYKSLLAVTNIDVKENKVDVELGNIFK, encoded by the coding sequence ATGAAATTAAGAAGAAGTGAACGAATGGTTGTCATCTCTCATTATCTCATCAACCACCCCTATGAATTGACGAGTTTAAATATGTTTGCAGAGAAGTATAGTTCTGCTAAGTCGTCGATTTCAGAGGATATTGCTATTATTAAAAAAGCCTTTGAAGAAAGTGCGATTGGCCACATTGAAACCATTACAGGAGCAAGTGGTGGTGTCGTTTTTACTCCTTCGATTTCAGAGGAAGAATCTCGTGCAATTGCTGAGGAATTACGGGGTCAAATGGCAGAAAGTAGCCGAATTTTACCAGGGGGTTATATCTATTCTTCTGACTTGCTCTCAACCCCTCATATTTTAAAAAATGTTGGTCGCATTATTGCAAATAGCTTCAAGGATGAGCAAATTGATGCAGTGATGACGGTTGCGACAAAAGGAGTTCCGTTAGCCAATGCGGTTGCTAATGTCTTAAATGTTCCTTTTGTTATTGTGCGGCGTGATTTAAAGATTACAGAAGGTTCAACGGTTTCTGTCAACTACGTTTCAGGCTCTAGCGATCGAATTGAAAAAATGTTTCTGTCTAAACGTAGTCTTAAGGCTGGTAGTCGTGTCTTAATTGTTGACGATTTCCTAAAAAATGGTGGCACCATTAACGGGATGATTAGTCTCTTATCAGAATTTGATAGTAGTTTAGCTGGTGTAGCCGTTTTTGCAGAAAACCAAAAAGGAGCCCGCAACGTAGCAAATTACAAGTCATTGCTTGCTGTTACCAACATTGATGTCAAAGAAAATAAGGTTGATGTTGAGTTGGGCAATATTTTTAAATAA
- a CDS encoding 3'-5' exoribonuclease YhaM family protein, translating to MKINQMKKDELFEGFYLIKTADVRQTRAGKDYLALTFQDDTGEIEGKIWDAQPGKIKDFTAGTVVHMQGRREVYNNTPQVNQIILRLPKPGEPADPADFKEKPPVNVEDTRKYLSQMMFQIENAVWQRIVRALYSKYDQEFYSYPAAKTNHHAFYSGLSFHTATMVRLADKIGDIYPQLNKSLLFAGIMLHDLAKVIELSGPDNTNYTVRGNLIGHISLIDEEITKVLIELGIDDTKEEVTVLRHVILSHHGLLEYGSPVRPQIMEAEILHMIDNIDAEMMMMLTALDKVGPGEMTSRIFAMDNRAFYKPDID from the coding sequence ATGAAAATTAACCAAATGAAAAAAGATGAGCTCTTTGAAGGCTTTTATCTGATTAAGACAGCTGATGTTCGGCAGACAAGGGCTGGAAAAGATTATCTTGCCTTGACTTTCCAAGATGATACTGGAGAGATTGAAGGAAAAATATGGGATGCCCAACCAGGAAAGATTAAAGATTTTACGGCAGGTACTGTCGTCCACATGCAGGGGCGGCGTGAAGTATACAACAATACACCTCAAGTTAATCAAATTATCTTAAGGTTACCAAAACCGGGTGAGCCGGCTGATCCAGCGGATTTCAAGGAAAAGCCCCCTGTCAATGTAGAAGATACGCGCAAGTATTTAAGTCAGATGATGTTTCAGATTGAAAATGCTGTCTGGCAACGTATTGTACGTGCCTTATATAGCAAGTATGACCAGGAGTTTTATTCTTATCCAGCTGCTAAAACGAACCATCATGCCTTTTACTCAGGCCTATCTTTTCACACAGCGACCATGGTTCGTTTGGCAGATAAGATTGGAGACATTTATCCCCAGCTCAATAAGAGTTTGTTGTTCGCAGGAATTATGCTACACGATTTAGCCAAGGTCATTGAATTATCTGGTCCTGACAATACCAACTATACTGTACGAGGCAATCTCATCGGCCACATTTCCCTGATTGATGAGGAGATTACCAAGGTATTGATTGAGTTAGGAATCGATGATACCAAGGAAGAAGTGACAGTTTTACGCCATGTTATTCTTAGTCATCATGGCTTACTCGAATATGGTAGTCCTGTTCGTCCGCAGATCATGGAAGCAGAAATTCTTCACATGATTGACAATATTGATGCGGAGATGATGATGATGTTAACAGCCTTGGATAAGGTAGGACCAGGGGAAATGACCAGTCGAATCTTTGCAATGGATAACCGGGCTTTCTATAAGCCAGATATCGACTAA
- a CDS encoding DNA recombination protein RmuC, which translates to MADILAFVAIMVSVFTLFRLEQHMKRLSAQSEDMADHLSDQLTYLLDQKNQQTLAQQQVLHQDMTDLRRELYQQLTALRQEIHQLLSQNRDMADQRLQAIQASNEKRLEEMRQTVEEKLEQTLQTRLQASFETVSKQLESVNRGLGEMQTVARDVGALNKILSNTKTRGIMGELQLGQIIEDILTPSQYEREFATVAGSNERVEYAIKLPGQTKEDAVYLPIDSKFPLADYYRLEDAYEAGDKEQIELHRKHLLASVKRFAKDIQQKYLNPPATTNFGILFLPTEGLYSEVVRNPIFFDELRRTEHIVVAGPSTLSALLNSLSVGFKTLNIQRSADDISKVLGNVKSEFGKFGTVLMKAQRHLQHASGNLDDLLTRRTNAIERTLRHIELPDDTDSFTLLNFQEEGEEDEN; encoded by the coding sequence ATGGCGGATATCCTAGCCTTTGTAGCAATAATGGTTTCAGTGTTTACGTTGTTCCGTCTAGAGCAACACATGAAGCGCTTATCGGCACAATCAGAAGATATGGCAGACCATCTGTCAGACCAGCTCACCTATCTTTTAGATCAAAAAAATCAACAAACCCTTGCCCAGCAACAAGTTCTACATCAGGATATGACTGATTTACGTAGGGAGTTGTATCAACAATTGACAGCCCTGCGGCAGGAAATACACCAGTTACTGTCGCAGAATCGTGATATGGCAGATCAACGTTTACAGGCTATTCAGGCTTCGAATGAGAAGCGACTGGAAGAAATGCGTCAGACAGTCGAGGAGAAGTTAGAACAAACCTTGCAAACTCGCTTGCAAGCCTCATTTGAAACGGTATCGAAGCAATTGGAATCCGTTAACCGTGGTCTTGGAGAAATGCAGACGGTAGCACGTGATGTTGGAGCGCTCAACAAAATTCTCTCAAATACTAAAACGCGTGGGATTATGGGCGAGTTGCAATTGGGACAAATTATCGAAGATATTTTAACACCCTCCCAATACGAACGAGAATTTGCTACAGTAGCAGGTTCTAATGAGCGGGTAGAATATGCGATTAAATTACCGGGTCAGACCAAAGAGGATGCGGTTTACCTTCCGATTGACTCCAAGTTTCCTCTAGCAGATTACTATCGTTTAGAAGATGCGTATGAGGCGGGTGACAAGGAGCAGATTGAGTTGCACCGTAAACATCTCTTAGCTTCTGTCAAACGCTTTGCTAAGGATATTCAGCAGAAGTACTTGAATCCACCAGCAACGACGAATTTTGGGATTCTCTTTTTACCGACAGAAGGTCTGTATTCTGAAGTAGTTCGTAATCCGATTTTCTTTGATGAACTGCGGCGGACAGAGCATATTGTGGTGGCGGGGCCGTCAACCTTATCTGCCCTCTTGAATTCCTTATCTGTCGGATTTAAGACCTTAAATATTCAGAGATCTGCTGATGATATCAGTAAGGTTCTGGGGAATGTCAAGTCAGAATTTGGCAAATTTGGGACAGTATTGATGAAGGCTCAGCGCCATTTACAGCATGCTTCAGGCAATCTAGACGACCTCTTGACACGGCGGACCAATGCGATTGAGCGTACCCTGCGCCATATTGAATTACCAGATGATACGGACTCGTTTACCCTATTGAATTTCCAGGAGGAAGGGGAAGAAGATGAAAATTAA
- a CDS encoding thiamine diphosphokinase produces the protein MIKIALVAGGDRGAISPDYDLFVGVDRGALHLLEQELPLDMAVGDFDSVTDEERKRIAQTARVFVQAPAEKDDTDLELALKEVFTRYQGATVTIFGAFGGRLDHMMSNLFLASEPALAPYMRQIELVDDVNIVRFYPAGQYTIAPIEGMTYVSFMPSDDSRLSISHAKYPLNESNYFFKKCYSSNEFIGKEIEFTIDKGYVVLIYSRDRR, from the coding sequence ATGATTAAAATTGCTCTTGTTGCAGGGGGAGATAGAGGAGCTATTTCGCCTGATTACGATCTTTTTGTTGGAGTGGACAGGGGGGCGCTTCATCTTTTGGAGCAAGAGTTGCCTCTTGATATGGCAGTGGGTGATTTTGATTCGGTGACGGATGAGGAGCGCAAGCGTATTGCCCAAACTGCGAGAGTTTTTGTGCAGGCACCGGCAGAAAAAGATGATACAGATTTGGAACTGGCGCTGAAAGAAGTCTTCACACGTTATCAAGGAGCAACTGTCACCATTTTTGGAGCGTTTGGTGGCCGTTTGGATCACATGATGAGCAATCTCTTTCTCGCTAGTGAACCGGCATTAGCACCGTATATGCGGCAGATTGAGCTAGTGGATGATGTGAACATTGTCCGCTTTTATCCAGCAGGACAGTATACAATTGCTCCGATTGAGGGAATGACCTATGTGTCCTTTATGCCGTCTGATGACAGTCGCTTGAGTATCTCTCATGCCAAATATCCCTTGAATGAGAGCAATTATTTTTTCAAAAAATGTTACAGCAGTAATGAATTTATCGGAAAAGAAATCGAATTTACAATAGATAAGGGGTATGTTGTGCTCATCTATAGTCGAGATAGGAGGTAA